GCGTCCGATCTGACTCTCATTGTCGAGCGTGACCGGTTCGAGGGGTACGCCGCGGTTGATAATCTCGGCAGCCGCTATCTGGGCCGTGAGGAAGTGATTGGCGCTGTTTACGTCAACGATCTCTTCGGCACTGCGGGGCGGGTTGGCCTGACGGGCGTCGTGGCACCGGACGGGGATCCGGAACTTGCATATGGGTCCCTCAGCATTCAACAGCCTTTGACGTCCAGTGGCCTGTCGCTGTTCGCTTCGGCCAGCTATTCGGAAACGCGTCCCGGGCTTGAGCTCGAGCGGCTGGATACCGAAGGCACAGCGAAGTCGATGCGGGTTGAATTGTCCTATCCGATCGTGCGGTCGCGAGATCTCAACGTCATTGGTACGGTCGGATTTGCCGCGTCCAATGTCCGGTCGGAAAATGCCGTTGTAAAGCCGACCTTCGAAGACCGGCTGCGGAGCGTGAAGGCCGATGTGTTCGTCAACGCACTGGATAGCTGGGGCGGGTCCAACAGTGGCCAGGTGACCTTCACCCAGGGCGTTACCGCCTTCAACGGGTCCAAGCGCAGCGACGGGAATCTGTCGCGCGTGAACGCCGATAGCGAGTTTTCACGTCTCAACGTAGAGGTAAGCCGCTGGCAGCCGTTGTGGAACGAGTTCGGACTTCTGGTCGGCGCTGCGGCTCAGACATCCTTCAACGAAGATCTGCTGGCAGGCGAAGAAGTCGGCTTCGGCGGCACCAATTACGGCCGGGCCTTCGACCCGTCTGAAATTACCGGTGAAAACGGCCTGGCGGGCAAGGCTGAGGCCAGCTGGTACATTCCGCACAGCTCCAGCGTTGTTCAGAACCCGGAGCTTTATACGTTCTATGAAATTGCCACGGTGGACCAGGTAACGCTTCTGCCGGGGGAAGAGGAGCGGGAAACCATCCGTTCCGCCGGTCTCGGTGTGCGCCTCGGCGTTGCCGAGCGCGCCAACGTGAATGTGTATGTCGCCAAGCCCTTCGGTCACGACATTACC
The sequence above is drawn from the Pyruvatibacter mobilis genome and encodes:
- a CDS encoding ShlB/FhaC/HecB family hemolysin secretion/activation protein, encoding MFLLATLTSAAAQTSADPSRIEERFQTRPAVPEVGEPLVLPGGEDRAPAQQAEETPFTVSSVAFDGNKVLDDAELQALAAAYVNRPITLSDARELAAKVTAKYRDAGYILTQAVVPSQRISDGTLRIQIIEGFIDKIEIEGDAGGALPFLQSHARRISSIRPLTADVLERELLLAGDLPGFSIRSVLQPSQTTPGASDLTLIVERDRFEGYAAVDNLGSRYLGREEVIGAVYVNDLFGTAGRVGLTGVVAPDGDPELAYGSLSIQQPLTSSGLSLFASASYSETRPGLELERLDTEGTAKSMRVELSYPIVRSRDLNVIGTVGFAASNVRSENAVVKPTFEDRLRSVKADVFVNALDSWGGSNSGQVTFTQGVTAFNGSKRSDGNLSRVNADSEFSRLNVEVSRWQPLWNEFGLLVGAAAQTSFNEDLLAGEEVGFGGTNYGRAFDPSEITGENGLAGKAEASWYIPHSSSVVQNPELYTFYEIATVDQVTLLPGEEERETIRSAGLGVRLGVAERANVNVYVAKPFGHDITAERDRDLRVFFSVSSSF